The Anabrus simplex isolate iqAnaSimp1 chromosome 1, ASM4041472v1, whole genome shotgun sequence genome window below encodes:
- the Spase12 gene encoding signal peptidase complex subunit 1 isoform X2 codes for MQFFESIPTHMDFDGQRRAEKLSRIIITLFGVVGLVWGYIIQQFSQTVYILIAGFVLAALVTVPPWPMYRRKPLQWQKPRSENDVSESSVKSKKKK; via the coding sequence atgcaGTTTTTTGAGTCCATACCGACACACATGGACTTCGATGGCCAGAGAAGAGCTGAAAAATTGTCACGCATTATCATAACATTATTTGGTGTTGTTGGCCTTGTATGGGGATACATAATTCAGCAGTTTTCTCAGACTGTGTACATTTTAATCGCTGGTTTTGTATTGGCAGCTCTTGTCACTGTACCACCGTGGCCAATGTACCGCCGTAAGCCTTTGCAGTGGCAAAAACCACGTTCGGAAAATGATGTCTCAGAATCGTCTgtaaaatcgaagaagaaaaagTGA
- the Spase12 gene encoding signal peptidase complex subunit 1 isoform X1, which yields MCWRSLYSYAYEIFPTSQSLVYQQTNKKMQFFESIPTHMDFDGQRRAEKLSRIIITLFGVVGLVWGYIIQQFSQTVYILIAGFVLAALVTVPPWPMYRRKPLQWQKPRSENDVSESSVKSKKKK from the exons ATGTGTTGGAG GTCTCTGTATTCTTATGCGTATGAAATTTTCCCCACCTCGCAGAGTCTGGTttatcaacaaacaaacaaaaaaatgcaGTTTTTTGAGTCCATACCGACACACATGGACTTCGATGGCCAGAGAAGAGCTGAAAAATTGTCACGCATTATCATAACATTATTTGGTGTTGTTGGCCTTGTATGGGGATACATAATTCAGCAGTTTTCTCAGACTGTGTACATTTTAATCGCTGGTTTTGTATTGGCAGCTCTTGTCACTGTACCACCGTGGCCAATGTACCGCCGTAAGCCTTTGCAGTGGCAAAAACCACGTTCGGAAAATGATGTCTCAGAATCGTCTgtaaaatcgaagaagaaaaagTGA